TGCCTCTCCCTGATCCCTGTGTGGTGCCCCTCGGTGTCAGCCCCGCTTAGGGATAAATCGGCTCACCCGGATTAAGCAGTGCAAGAGCTTGGGGATTTAAGGGATGACGTGAGGGAAGCCAGAGCAGGCTGAGCTCTGGAGAGGGATGCTCCAGATTGAGGCAGAGCCCATGTTTCCAGCACGCGAACAGGGCGGGTGAAGGCTTTGGTGCCTCCATGATACGAGTTTTGGCTTCAGGGCAGCGTGGCATCACCTGGCAGAGGGTGTCCGAGGAATCAGGCAGGGGAAACGCCTTTTAGTGCGATGCCAAAGGATAGTATTTTGGTGCTTCTTGTCAGTAGggtctcccttcccttccagacACATCCTTTGACCTGAGCTCCTAAATCAACCTCTGCATGTTCatcctgtcccagcagtgcttggactctggggctgtgctggtggctctTTGCCAGTGCCAGCTGTGGGGATCCAGGAGCTGGTTCCCAGCCTGTTCCCAACCACATGGCACCAAGAGCTGTGTTTGGTTCTCCTGCACCCCCATGTATGTGCTACATGTTGTGGGAGCATCCAGCCGGGATTCAGCCTGGCTTCATCACATCCAGACAGTGTTTTGGGCAGGGCCCCAGGCTGTGGGGGCTCATGTGGCTTCAACTCTCAGCCCATTTGGGCACGGCTGTCGGGGTTCAGCACCCCCATCCTGGCTCTCCCCGAGCCTGGGGGGGGTTATTTCCAGGAGTTTCCCTTCATATGATCCCCTtagagcaggagcagggtgtGTCTAGGGACGTACAGGTGGCGAAAGAGCCACTCTCTGAGTGTAGGAAGTTTGGGTTGGCTTCTCTGCCCGGGCTCTGCCGCAGTGCCACGGCATTATCCCCGCAGGCACTGGGATATGCTCCAGCTCCGCACTAATCCTGCCACCCTGCCTGCGCCCCACCTGCTCCGGCATCACCCCCTGCCTGGTGAGCTGAGCGCTTTCCCTGGAATCATTTCCTCTCCATAGGCCTGTGGCTGTTTGCTGGCTCGGCCGTGCCGCTGGTCCCCTGGGATCGCTTTGGCTCCCGGTGCCTCAGCAATCTCCGGTGAAGCGTCACCTCGGTGCCCTGCCAGGTGATAACCTCCCCGCGGCGCTGGGCCCGTGTTTACTTTACCTGCCGCGGCCGATAATCGCCTCTGATAACATTCCCGATGGTAAACACCCTGCTGGAACATGAGGGAAGCGACTCAAAGGAGAGAGCTGGTGCCTGGCAAGGGCTCTGCCTCGGGATGAGGAGGAGCAGACCCTGGCAGAAATCCCTCCCCCTGAGGAGTTTCGTAGACCTGTGATTGTCCCCAGCTCAACCTCCATCCCTTGAGGAGGAGAGGCTGTGCTTTGGACAGATTTATctgagggaacagcagctccttggcTGCTTGCTTGCGAGCACTAGGGAGTTCCTGGCaaaaaagtgccttttttttttgtgtccaCGTGACTTGAGAAATTGCAGAAATATTCTTGctgtccttgagcagcagattCCGACGTCTCTGTGCGGGCTGGGATTGAAGAGAATAGATTTTAGAGCCCCAAGCCCCTCTTGCCCTTTCCCTCGGGGGCTGACAGCGTCTCCTTGCAGTGCCACGCCGATGCATGAGAAGGCAGCTCCCCTGAAGAGCCCCGAGCCCAGGCACGGCCGTGAGAAGCTGGAGGTGTCCCACAAGCAGAAGAGTTTGGATTCCCTCGATGGCAGGTGAGGAGCAGCATCCCAGGGGCTGTGGTTGagtgttttccctttcccccatgcCGTGGCATCCCCGCTGCCTCTGAGCCCCTGAATCCAGTCCACCAgcgggggggggcacagggggaccCTTCATTGTTTTCCCTCTCAAATACTGAGGGTATAAaaacagggaagggaaggggataTGGGGAAGGGAATGCTGCTCCCACGGCTGAGGTTGTTGGGAGGATTTTGCTCGCTCCGTGGTTTGTCCCTTCATCTGCCCATGGGATGGATGTGGCTGGATGTCCCCATGCACGGCCAAAGCCGGGTCCATCCTCCTGCCCAGGCACATTCCCAAATTCCTGTGTGTGCTTTCCCTCAGGAAGCCATAACCCAGTCAAAGCTGCCCATTTCCAGCTCCCAACCTGTCCCAGACTGCTGCCGGGGCAGCTCTGGTCTCcttcctggagctgggatgtgTTTTGGGGACACTGCTGGGGCAGCTCTCGTCTCcttcctggagctgggatgtgTTTTGGGGACAGTCAACcctgtcccagtgcctccaTGTCTCCCATCAGAGATCAGCCCTCAGCAGCCGTTACTGAGCCTCAGCAACACCCAGTGCCACATCACATCACGGAGACGCCCAAAATGTGGCTTCCTGGGATCTCTTTACATGATTTCTTGTCTCATCTTGCCTCACACGTGTTTAGGGAGCAGGCAAGAGACCTGGGGCTCTTCCTTACCTgatgattattatttttccttccagcctCCGCCTGAACGAAGCCCTCAAGGATGAGGACATCAAGAAATGCCACCGGGAAGTGGTGAGTCTTTGGCTTTGGGAGCGACTGGGCTGGTTTGTTGTCCCTGGGGGAGCCTGCCTGTTGTCCCTGGAGGAGCCTGTTGTCCCTGGAGGAGCCTGCCTGGGGTCTCAGCTCAAGGAGCCGGAGACAGCTGCTCGTGTGGGACAGAGGCTCCTGCCTGCAATTTCCGGGCAGCTGGTGATGGTTTTGTGTGGCCTGTGCTCTGCCTTGCAAATACTTCATGATTTTCCATccagagcaaaggaaaaagtgGAAACCTtgactgggagcagctcagTTTCCATCTGTTCAAACCTTTTTGGTTGTTCAAATCTTACCCAAAGCAGAGTTTTTTTGGTCCATCTACAGACAAGAGATGCTCgggaagaggaaggaataaCAGGAAACAGTGTTTTGCCTTTCCCCATGAAgaaaatggaggggaaaaatatttttctggttaTCCAGAGACACCTGGGAGAGTGACAGGGTCAGCAGTGGGTCTGTGCTGGGGCCAGGAGGTGTTTCTTGGTGGTAGTTGGAGGTGATACCCCTCATGTCCCCCTGAAACACTCCCACGGCACCCCCACCATGCCGGCGTCTCTCCGGGAGGTGTCTGAGCCAACTCCAGGTGATGCTGAGCCTTGATCCTCTTAGGGCCCGGCTCATCCGGCAGCAAGGTGCACGGAGCAAAGGTGACCTTGTCCCGcgggcaggagggctctgcctGCGCTGCTGCCCACAAACCAGCCTTGCTGTGCCAGACTTCCCCGCATCCTGGCAAAGCAGCTCGTCCCTTGGAATTCGCCGCGTCCCTGGGCAGCACCCTGAGGGCAGGGGGCACAAATCTGCCGCACGGGACCGGTCGAGGGGATTTATGGGAAGCGTTGAAGCGCTTtggagctctgccttccccacaGAAGTGTCTGAGGGCCGCCGTGCCGAGCCTCCCGCCGCGGTGCCGGCGGGCTTTGAAGCGGTGCCGGGAATATAAATAGCTGGATGGCGCGTCGCGATGGGCGCAAAGCAAGTGCTGTCACCGTGTCCCGGataaggggagaggaggaggagagaaaccgCTGGGCAAAATAAACTGCCTGCGGATGAGCCCGGCAGCAAAGCAGCTCCTCGCTGAGGCTCAGCAGCCTCCTGAGATATTCCGGGAAATGTTTATCTGGGAGGATGGCACAGTGTTCGCCAGGGGCTGGGTCATCTGACCTTCCTCTAACCCACTGggccccctgtccccagccgGGTGGGACCCCCCTGCGCCGGTCCCGGGTGCGGGCAGGGGGAGTTCTTGTGCAGGAGGGTGATTTTTGGGTCTCCTTATCAGCAAGGTCACCGGATAactttgctctgctctgtttTCAGGCCGCTAGCAAGTACAACTCCCAGTACCACAAGCTGTTCAAGGACATCCCGACGGAGGAGAGTGTGCTGAAAGGTAGGTGGCAGGGTGAGAGACGGGTGGAAGCGGCAGGATCTGGCACATGCTCTGCCATGGccctctctctctgccctgcagtttGCTCCTGTGCGCTCCAGAGAGACATCCTCATCCAGGGAAGGCTTTACATCTCCCCCAACTGGCTCTGCTTCTATGCAAACCTTTTTGGGAAGGACATCAAGGTAACGTGGGGACCAACTCACCCTGTCCCATGGGGCTCATAGCCACATCTTATCCCCTCCTGCACCCAAATACCACCAAAATCCCTGTCAGAAGCCTCTAATGGGAAGGGGAGTGTGGCCGTGCCCCCCCTCTGATCACCTGCAGTGTCGGCCTGGGGAAACCAAATATTGGTTTGGTTTAGAATTCCCTGATGCAAAACCTCCCACCAGCCGCAACGGCGTTTGAAGGAAGATCAAAGGTTTCAGGGGGGAGAGATTTGAATGTCTCTTGGCTTTTCTTCTTGATTTACCATCTGATGTTTCCCCATTAGTCTTGTGGCTGACGGGGATCTTGGGGGAGACGACTTCCTTTAAAACTGGGCTGGAGGACTGAATTATTTATACCCAATGCTTTAAACAAATATGTGATGGAGGCTCAGGGTTTTAGCGAAGTTATCCTGCCAAAAATTACATCCTGCCTTACTTTTCACCCTCCCAGGGCTTGCAGGGGGACTCTTGTGGTAGGTCTTAGGGCCGTGCCCATCCCGTGTCCTCTTGCCCTGCAGGTTGTGATCCCGGTGGTCTCCGTGCAGCTGATAAAGAAGCACAAGACAGCTCGGCTGCTGCCCAACGGCTTGGCCATCACCACCACTGCCAGCAGGAAGGTAACACCAACACTGCCAGCCCTGGATGATGCCCTGCTCCGAGCTGGGTGTGATTTGGGAGCAGAGAACGAAGAGATTCCCATCCCCGGTTAGGAAGCGAGCGCTGCTCTCCGTGCTGGCTGCCAGCCAGGGCAAACACCCTCTTGTTCCTGAATTtcactttgctttgcttttgttccTGAATTCCACTTTGTTTCTGGACGAAGCAAAGCCCAAGTGAAACTCGGCGGAGCCTGACAAATCCCTGCCAGGCTCACGTAAAACCTTTAAACTCCTTAAACACAAGCAGTGAAAGGGCTTGGACTGGCATTTAGCCGAAGCCGGTGGAAAATTTGGATACAGGGCTGAATTTCCAGCTTTTAAATCCCGTTGGATGTTGTTGGCTGCAGTGAGCTGACATAGTGGGTCCGAGTCCTTGCCTGCCTGGGTGttgctgccagccctgtgcGTCACCCATCCCCTGCCAGGGAGGGGGTTATTCTTGCAGGATTTTGGGAGAGGATTATTCCCAATGGATTCTGGTagggggtggcacagggcaTTCAAAGCCGTGTGTGGCTGCCCTGCACATCATCTGGGTTCTGCAttgggcagagtctggccctgtgttccccccatCCATGGGGATGTTTTCCATAGGTCACAGTCCCGTTTCCTGCCATGTCCCTCTGGGCTGAGCATGGGAAGGCCGGTAGGAACAGCAGCTGAGTGAAACTGGCCCCAAAAAAATCTGGTCCAGGTTTTAGCAGGCTGCAAAAATAACAGCAGGGAAGCTCCGCAGGGAAACACCTGCGGGGAAACACAGCTCCCGAAAAAGGGGAGATTCAAGGGCAGGACGTCTCTGCCTGTCTCTGCCTGTGGAGAACCAGACTTGGGATGGGGAGAATCTCTCCCAAcagcttctctctttctcttgcAGTACATCTTCGTGTCCCTCATCTCCCGTGACAGTGTGT
The DNA window shown above is from Pseudopipra pipra isolate bDixPip1 chromosome 12, bDixPip1.hap1, whole genome shotgun sequence and carries:
- the GRAMD2A gene encoding GRAM domain-containing protein 2A isoform X2; its protein translation is MHEKAAPLKSPEPRHGREKLEVSHKQKSLDSLDGSLRLNEALKDEDIKKCHREVAASKYNSQYHKLFKDIPTEESVLKVCSCALQRDILIQGRLYISPNWLCFYANLFGKDIKVVIPVVSVQLIKKHKTARLLPNGLAITTTASRKYIFVSLISRDSVYDVLRRVCTHLQVSSKKSLSLKELSEEPDAVSLEVIVPEGKWRKVSPTSLSLSLPDANYQCIHRTSVSSLSAKESSFTSEEPLVSESAINTEEELEVEQNCVAELRPSDYQLLKIFIVLICLLVVSSSYLAFRIFRLEQQLCSLNRDYLSRGHRR
- the GRAMD2A gene encoding GRAM domain-containing protein 2A isoform X1, which gives rise to MHEKAAPLKSPEPRHGREKLEVSHKQKSLDSLDGSLRLNEALKDEDIKKCHREVAASKYNSQYHKLFKDIPTEESVLKVCSCALQRDILIQGRLYISPNWLCFYANLFGKDIKVVIPVVSVQLIKKHKTARLLPNGLAITTTASRKYIFVSLISRDSVYDVLRRVCTHLQVSSKKSLSLKELSEEPDAVSLVREVIVPEGKWRKVSPTSLSLSLPDANYQCIHRTSVSSLSAKESSFTSEEPLVSESAINTEEELEVEQNCVAELRPSDYQLLKIFIVLICLLVVSSSYLAFRIFRLEQQLCSLNRDYLSRGHRR